The nucleotide window GTATCATGAGAAAACACTCTATTGCTCAAAAGTTGCTTTAAAATGTCATGTTGTTCATCACAGTTCTTGCACACTTTTTGACGGTGTGCAAGAATCCTTACCTGTGATATACGGTTAAAGGTGTCTAGGTCATGTGACCATGGAAATCAATTCATTTTCATATTCAAATTAATAATTGTCTCCTCAGGATGGTTTGTTATCCTGGTCAAGTAGGTAAGGAGCTTGGCTTTTGAAAATCTCCCAAAAGGCATAAAACCATTTTAACACTAAGGAAATTAAACAATATACTGTTTATACTTGCTACGGTTGAGGGGCAATTGATTTTTTAAGTTGTAATTTCAATGAACACATTTGTTTATGATTTCCCAGATGGACAATCCACCTCTGTTCATAATGAACTGTGGCTACTTCCTGTTTATACACAGATTACACAGAATAGTTTCTCTTTCAACACATTCAACACTACTTTCCATTAAAAATCAATCTCATGATTATTTCTCACATCAGTTAAATGTCACCTACCTTCGTCTCTTCTTGTAAAAGTGTGAACTCTTTGTGAAAAGGGCACCACCTTTAAGCTGCTCCCTGTCAACATCTGGCTAATTATTATGAGAATAAATATCTGTGTAGAGAGCAAGTGTCTACGCAATTCTTGGACAGGTAGTACTATGGCCTCCCCACCTGTCCATCTTATCTCTTATGTTTCCTACACAGATATCCGAACATTTAGACAGCATGTTTTTTCTGCGTGTTGTATTTGAGATTCTGttgtagcagatgtagcctctTTGCAACTATCAAATGATTTATGATATTGCACTGATTATGTGTTATTCTTTTGTGGCACTGTCCCATCATCAGATATGTAATATTTTAATTGAGATAatgatgttattgttgctctGTAAAAATACAGACCCTTGCCTCTAACCgccgaaatactgttagaatttTGCATTCCTGATTCTTGTTTATCCTCTGTACTATATGTATAATTTTCGCTTGGGATAAAGCATCTGTTAAATTAATAAGAccttaaatgtaatgtgacacAAGCGTGTAGCCTATGGGGAGTTGTGAAATTAAAATCTGAAAGTGTATTTTAGGTGTACATTTTGAACAATGTCGAAGCCCACTAGCACAAAgggaaaaaaaaatcataatcaCACTCATATTCGGTGAACATCACATTATGAGAAGCCAAAACAAGTAAATGTATTTTCCCTCTTTTGCATTGTGTTCCATCAAACCATCATGGAGCCCTGTTATGCCACCTAGTGTTTACTTGGTTTTTCCAGGTCGCAAAGAAAGAGGAGGCAATAATTAAAATGTATGTTAGTTGCAAAAGGGTACTCAAAACCTATTCACCATGAGATCACTATcaataattaaaacaaaatcgTAATCTTTCTTTTATGTTGGAAAAGGAAGAACTGAAAAGATTTCTTTAAGGTGTCTAGCAGCTGTAATTACTACAAGGATATAGGTTCAGCAAATCTATTTGATCCACAATCCAATACTTTTAACGATATACGAATAGCCCTAACTCCTTTGATAAATCATACCAGACAACAATAGACATAACAAAAACAAGCCTAACAATTGTCTTAAAACCAGGGGCCTTCCCCTATGTGGCATGGCTGTGTGGACACAGTGAGACAAAAGAAGGTCCTTTGAAAGGTTTTCCAAAACCAGACCAACCTTTTCAGGGGGAGGGGAGCCCTATAGCTGGACTGATCAGTCTCTGTAATTACAGGCCTCTGGTAGACATGCCTGGGATAAAGCTCTTACTTCGCTTCAGCCTCCCTGCATGAGCCTGCTAAATAGAATGTAACAGAAGTCCAGCCCAGTCAATGCCTAACTGCTACTAGCTGCTGCTTTGGACTGTAGCCTGACAGTCATAGACCTGCTGGAGTGATCAAATGAATTATCCGTCAGATGTAGAGTACAGATGCTCCAACAGGGATAAAGACACAGTTAAAGCATTTTAAACGCGTTCTGTAAAGCCATGAATTGAACAAGGGGCTATGACTTAAGGGTACTAATGATCATGCATTTATTTTGAATCAGACTAGGTACTAGATTTGTGTCCATAGCTTAATATGACATATTTTCATGTAGGCCTTTACGCTGGCCGGTTGTTTGAACACGAACGAAGACAGTGTTTCTGCTGCACTGGATGCATTATTAAAGCCTGGCCTTATTGTGTTGTCATCCCTTAAATAGGCTATACTGTTACGGCCTTCATTTCTGGGTGACCCTGTTAGCCTCCAGTATTATGTGTGCTGCAGGacatggctctgtgtgtgtgtgtgtgtgtgtgtgtgggtctgtgtgtgtgtggcagaaagGGGGGGACTCACAGGGATACACAGGGATAAaaaagagaggggtggtggaggaagggaaagggggatctctgtgggtctgtgtcAGCGGGGAGGGGGTCACTGGCAGATGCTGGTGGCCTCCTGACCCGGTAAGGGAATGGATGCGTCTCTCTGCTTGTTTTTACACACTTGCTGATCCACTGTTGCAGCAACCAGCTCAAATAATCCACTGTGTAAGCTCCTTATGTAGAGCACAAttttgtgagaaaaaaaaagcttaGATTATTCCCATTTCGGTTAGCGACCACCCCCCACACATCTTGTGGAGTACAGTTTTAAAACCACTCAATACTGACCAAGTATGGGCATTAGAAAATAGGAGAAATTAGACAGGGAGCAAAGAGATGTGTCATATACAACTTATAATGAGAGCAATCAACCACattatgaaagaaagaaatgaagcatcaaataggtaaataaataaagaagggatgaaaaatgaaaagaaagaatGACAGGTCCCATTTTAGCAACTAACAACAAAACTACAAGTGCCAACGTGCATcaggaaataaatatataaatgtatgtcACATTGACGCCATGATTCATGGGAAATGAAGTTGATATGTGTTCAAAATGAACTGAAATTACGTTGTCAAAACTACAAGCTCCAGAAACCCACGGAAAATCGCACAGGCGTGTCACGGAACGGTGGATGTCCGTGTGGAAGAAAGTCACGTGTAGATAGCTGGAGTTCGTTGAATCTCGATTCGTTCCTTTCTGTGTAGGATACCAGTCGGTCTGGGCATACGCTTTATCGTGATCTAGGTGTTTGCTTGATGTTGTTTTTGAGCTGCCCGTTCCTTTaaaccccaccacttcatcaaaGAATGAGTGATAACGATGATATCGAAGTCGATAGTGACGTGAGTATATTATTTTCCCTGTGTATCTAGAAAGCGTCCCACCCTGGTCCTTAATGATAGTTCTAGCTAGCTGCTACCGCACATTAGGTATGTTTTCGAGACTAATTAGCTTCGCTGGCTAGCTAGGCTACCTATCTCATACCCAAGTTGGTAATATTATCAGACTTGCTACCAGTTTGTTGGCTAGCTACAGTTGTTGTCTACTGCACAAGAAGTCTAGTTACTGTTGAAGTCTGAAAGCAGTATCCACATTGTTGGGCGTATAAAGGTTACTAACAAGGTAAATTAGTCATGGTTTCCAGTCGGTGGACCAAAGCATTAAAACTACATAGGTAGGAAGGTAGCTAGTTGGTCACATTTGGGGAACAATTGTGGCTACAATTGTActttctgttctgttctcttACAGGAAGAATCACCCAGATATCACTCTGTGGTGCGTAATGAAGGGAGAAATGTTCCAAAGCGACTTTTTTGAAATAATGGAATGTTTGCATTCTATTAGCTAGACTGTCCTTTGGCAATTGAGAGGCATTTGTCAACCTTAGCAAGCTGTTAcatttccgttgttttgttggCACATTAGATGTCGGAATATTTGATTGCAGCCTCTGTTATACAGAACTCAACCTTGTTTTTAAGGTCGCAGTAGCTTATATAGTATCGTACATACAGTAGCTAACGTTACAGCAGCACGTTCTGCAGAGCGGGGGTGGGATTGGAGCTGTGCTGTAACTAGCCCAGATATCCAGCTTTAGTGCTCATTTTTGCATTAGAGCTTCACTCGGTTGACCGACCATCTGATCATCCCCATGCAATATATAATGAGGTATATTCTGCTGTATCTAGAGTTGAAAAAACGGCATAGTTAGCAAGCTATTTatagaataaataaatgtcatgAATAAAGCTTCTGCTTCCCACATTTTGCGGTCTTTTTATTAACGTACCAATTGGTCATCTTTTTATGTTTATGGCCATTTGTAGTAAGAAGTCACACATTCTTTTCTCCAAATGTATATTTATTGAACCAGCTATCAGGAAGGGAGTCGTTGGACCTTTTCTTGTGTTTTGCAGCCAACACTAGTGATTTGAGAGCCATCTTTTCTCGACAGGCCAGTGAGCTCTGGCAAGCTAAATGAATGACGTAGCCACGTCGCATACCGGCGAGAAAAAACTATGCACGACGGATTTTTTACCGGAAAAAAATATGATGATATTTTCTTGACAGTAAAAACAAATGAACATGGCCCTGCACACAACCAATTTGAAAAATATTGGTTTAACAAAATGACATCCTTTAATTAGTTACATCACATACACTTCTATGCATTGGTCTTATTTGATAGGGATTGAAACTAGAGAGGTCAGACGATTTGGGCTGTATTGTTTATCATGTTTCCTTAGAGATTTTAAGATACATTATGCCTTGCATAGACTTTAGAGATGTGACAGTTTTTAATTTTTCCATTGGTAGTTTCCCAGCCACACATTTAGGCGAGCCCATTAGCGGAGACTCCTACAGGTTAGAAACCATTGATTTAGCTGGGCTATTCCGATCTAGGCTTGCTGGGCTATAACACCCACTCACAACGGACATCTCTCGCCCACAGCAGCCGTCTGTGTTATACGTTCTTTTAAACGTTGGATTTAAGTCAATGTTTGGCTGTTTTTGAGAGTGTGTAACTGGACTGCCTCTAAATAAAGATGATATCAGTGTAAAGATGATATCAGTTTTAACATGTGATGTTGCACACTTAGGAAATGATCAGTTTCTCATGACTCATTTGGATGGACTGATTGCTAATATTTTGGTCCTAGAAAGAATGAATTCAACTTAGGAGATGGAGTCCAAAGTGTGAATATCACAGCAGGAggccactgtgtgtttgtgcgccagGTGGATCTAATGGCTGACGACCACACGCCATGCCCTCCCTACCCATATTTTTAGTGTCTGGCATGCAAACGCGCAGCCTCCTTTCTGCACATGAAGGACAACCAGACAAGCCTATGTAGGCCGTTGTACGTTTTACCCCACCTCATCATCCTCGTTTACCCTGGAGCTGTCATCTACACACACTGAACTTTCCAACACGCATTCCCTCACCAGGAATGCTTGAAAATGTCAGTTTGAGTCCTAATCGCATGTGCCGTTAATGCtaggtcacgtgtgtgtgtttacactgggCCAGATCGAGGGAGTGGGCTGGTCCCGTGCTTGTGGGAGCGTTGTCCCTCTGAACGGTAACACGCTCTTCCTGAACGGTTCAGGCGGCGATTGTGCAACAGGGAGCAGCTGTCTCCTCTGCGTTTTGAGTCAGGTGCCTAGTCACGACTTCTCATGAGACCAGACAACACCCTGGAGTCCGGGCTCAGTTAACTCCCTACAAAGCCTCAACTGTCATTGGAATATCTGATGTTTGGTTTAGTTTCGTTATGCTGCGAGTCAAGTTGAACTTCAGGTTCAGTATGTCCAGAACCTGTCTGATGATGGTGTCGTTCACGCCAGGAACAGGTTGCAGTGTCACAGATGGGCTGGTATAGTGCTCTCTGCCTAGTTTCAGTTATGTCAACTTGGCGGCCATATTAATATGGTCCAACCCTAATGCAAATGTAGGCGGCGTCTGTTGAGTCCTAGACAACACAGCAGTGTTGTCGCTGAGGTCTATTTTGCCCTCAGGGTCAAAGTATCTGGAAACAAGTTGTTTTATACACACaaagaagacagagaggtaTTATGTTGTTGCTAAGCGGCCCAACCAAACAGTTGGCCAACAGAAAGAATAATTTCATTAACATTTTCAATCCCAAAAAGATTCCCTGAGACCATTTTATATCAAGATCAGCTCTTTAGGTCAATTGAGTTAGTCATTTGGGCTATAATCAAACGAGCCACAAACGGTATCCTCTTGTACATCTCACCATGGCTGAATGGGTTTAGTATCTTCATCCTGGTGTGGTCATGAACTAGGCCACCAGGCCAAGCCTGCAAGACCACCCAGAGACAGTGGTGCTGAGGGCATAGGACTGCACCAGGAGAGGGACTGCAGGGCAAAAACAGACGCACATCGAGACTGCAATTGACGAGCTCCACTGACTCCACTGGACGACGACAGCTGGAGaaccaggctgtgtgtgactgtatctcCCTCGTCTCCTGTCGATGGTCTGCTGCCTGGCTGAAGCCCCCTTGTGACTCTTTCATTGCAGGCAGACAAACGGGCACACCACAATGCGTTGGAGCGCAAACGTAGAGACCACATCAAAGACAGCTTCCACAGCCTCCGGGACTCCGTGCCCGCCTTGCAAGGGGAAAAGGTTGGTAGAGCCTGGCTTGGCCTGTACCACCTGCCAGGCAGCAACACCAGGGGCGCTGCATCGCTGATAGGGATGTgtgggagggatgtgggggagggagggatgtgggggagggagggatgtgtgggagggagggagggatgtgtgggagggagggagggatgtgtgggagggagggagggatgtgtgggagggagggatgtctgTTTTGACGTCTTTACCATCTAGGGCATTGCAGAGTCAAATAGTTGTCTTTTAAACTGTCCagtctgcctcccctcccttctctgagTCTCCCTgactgaggaggagggctgggatgtgcaggtgtgtgctggtgaccTCTGTTCACAGATGTAGGGTTAGAGTGTGTTGTTCGACTCCCTCATCATATGACTAGGTCAGCGCAGGCTTAAGGGGAGGGGTTACTGTCGGTGTAGAGGAACGGGGGGGATGCAGACATCCAGATGGACAGCTTgttaaggagagggagagggttggtCTTGTTCATACAGATCATGTGTATTGTTGTGCAGCCTCTGGCTGACAACAGAAAGGGTAGATGATGCTGAAGTTGTTGGTATGGAATCAGTGAATGTTTTAGGTGCATAGCATTAGGTATGTTTATGATTGTTAAATTGAGTTTTAGATTTTATTGCAGTACGTTTATTATTTACAGACTTATCTGTGATTGTTTTCTAGACTGCATCCTAGTGACCTGAGGGCTAGCTTGATGACAGGCTGTGTTGTTAATGTGTTAAGGACCCTGCACCTTTTGTGTCTTATTTGAGTTTTTCCTTTGTTGCTGACAGCAATCTATCAAACAGGCGTCCAGAGCTCAGATCCTAGACAAAGCCACAGAATATATCCAATACATGAGGCGGaaaaatcacacacaccagcaggacaTTGACGACCTGAAGAGACAGAATGCTCTTCTGGAGCAGCAAGGTGAGTCAGTGTGAGGTACAACACTCCACCTGGCCACATCCCATACTTACAGTTTGCTGGTGTGTGGCTCAGTCCATTGAGGCATCTTTTCgtctcttccccatctccccctcccctccctccctctctctgcctttctcccccacccctctcctccctccctctctctgccccgtcCCCATGCAGTGCGGGCGCTGGAGAAGGTGAAGGGGTCCACTCAGCTCCAGGCCAACTACTCCTCGTCAGACagcagcctgtacaccaacccCAAGGGCAGCGCCGTGTCCGCCTTCGACGGAGGCTCTGACTCCAGCTCAGAGTCGGAGCCGGAGGAACCCCCCAACAGGAAGAAGCTTCGTGTGGAGGCCAGCTAGAGAGCAGCGCCACCTCTGGTCTGGAGGAGTTCACCGCTCTCGGAATTCACacaacctcctcccccccccctccctcctcgctgGGCATGCTCTAACAGGAGGCGGTCCGTcccttagccccccccccccccactgatcTGTCCCCCTCACACCATCTGCAGGACGAGGGAAGCCAGCAGGGCGGAATGAAGAACGATTTA belongs to Osmerus mordax isolate fOsmMor3 chromosome 8, fOsmMor3.pri, whole genome shotgun sequence and includes:
- the max gene encoding protein max — translated: MSDNDDIEVDSDADKRAHHNALERKRRDHIKDSFHSLRDSVPALQGEKQSIKQASRAQILDKATEYIQYMRRKNHTHQQDIDDLKRQNALLEQQVRALEKVKGSTQLQANYSSSDSSLYTNPKGSAVSAFDGGSDSSSESEPEEPPNRKKLRVEAS